From Desulfuromonas sp., the proteins below share one genomic window:
- the zupT gene encoding zinc transporter ZupT, with amino-acid sequence MPNDVLFAFGLTLFAGLATGIGSAIAFFAKQTNTKFLSLSLGFSAGVMIYVSLVEIFVKAQTALVAAYGVKPGNWFTIIAFFGGIALIALIDQLVPNIENPHELKGVEDLKGTQPTERERKLLRMGTFTALAIAIHNFPEGLATFAAALSDPTVGISIALAIAIHNIPEGISVSVPIYYATGSKRKAFYYSFLSGLSEPVGALIGYALLYNFFNDTVMGVLFAVVAGIMVFISLDELLPSAQKYGEHHLSIYGLVMGMMVMAVSLVMFM; translated from the coding sequence CAACGATGTCCTCTTCGCCTTTGGCCTGACCCTCTTCGCCGGACTTGCGACCGGCATCGGCAGCGCCATTGCCTTTTTCGCGAAACAGACCAACACCAAGTTCCTCTCCCTCTCCCTCGGCTTTTCCGCCGGTGTGATGATCTACGTCTCCCTGGTCGAGATCTTCGTCAAGGCCCAGACCGCCCTCGTCGCCGCCTACGGGGTGAAGCCGGGCAACTGGTTCACCATCATCGCCTTTTTCGGCGGCATTGCCCTCATCGCCCTCATCGACCAGCTCGTCCCCAACATCGAGAACCCCCACGAGCTGAAGGGGGTCGAGGATTTGAAGGGGACCCAGCCGACCGAGCGCGAGCGCAAGCTGCTGCGCATGGGGACCTTCACCGCCCTGGCCATCGCCATCCACAACTTCCCCGAGGGGCTGGCGACCTTCGCCGCCGCCCTCTCCGATCCCACCGTCGGTATTTCCATCGCCCTGGCTATCGCCATCCACAACATCCCCGAGGGGATCTCCGTCTCCGTCCCCATCTATTACGCCACAGGCAGCAAGCGCAAGGCCTTCTACTACTCCTTCCTCTCCGGCCTCTCCGAGCCGGTGGGGGCGCTGATCGGCTACGCTCTTCTGTACAATTTTTTCAACGACACGGTGATGGGGGTCCTCTTCGCCGTGGTCGCCGGGATCATGGTCTTCATCTCCCTCGACGAGCTCCTCCCCTCGGCGCAGAAGTACGGGGAGCATCATCTTTCGATCTACGGGCTGGTGATGGGGATGATGGTGATGGCGGTGAGCCTGGTGATGTTCATGTAG
- the rhuM gene encoding RhuM family protein gives MSDIVIYQTSDGQTGLQVHLDRETVWLTQRQMAELFEKDSDTVGLHIRNLYKEVELVREATAEESSVVQNEGDRQVRRKVQFYNLDVIISVGYRVKSRRGTQFRQWATKVLRDHLVKGYTVNEQRLREEAAKLRDLQQTVDLLARTLTTQELVTETGKELLRVISDYAYALATLDRFDHGTLEVEETSGPASFVLQYDKAIAIVQSMKGEFDGLFGLEKDQGFKSALGAIYQTFDGKDVYPSIEEKAGNLLYFVVKNHAFTDGNKRIAAAVFIYYLAANGILYRADGSKRLADNALVALTLLIAESRPDERETIVKVVVNLINRSNN, from the coding sequence ATGAGCGACATTGTCATCTATCAAACCAGCGATGGCCAAACCGGGCTTCAGGTTCATCTTGACCGGGAGACGGTCTGGTTGACCCAGCGGCAGATGGCGGAGTTGTTTGAAAAGGATAGCGATACTGTAGGTCTGCATATCCGCAACCTGTACAAAGAGGTAGAACTGGTTCGAGAAGCAACTGCCGAGGAATCCTCGGTAGTTCAAAATGAAGGTGATCGGCAGGTTCGCCGCAAGGTCCAATTCTACAATCTCGACGTCATCATCTCCGTCGGCTACCGGGTCAAGTCCAGGCGTGGCACCCAGTTCCGCCAATGGGCCACAAAAGTATTGCGTGACCATCTGGTCAAGGGATACACGGTCAACGAGCAACGCCTGCGCGAGGAGGCCGCCAAGTTGCGGGACCTTCAGCAAACCGTGGACCTGCTTGCCCGTACTCTGACTACGCAGGAGCTTGTGACGGAGACCGGCAAGGAACTGCTGCGGGTCATCAGTGATTATGCCTACGCCCTGGCGACCCTCGATCGGTTTGACCATGGCACCCTGGAGGTAGAAGAAACGAGCGGGCCGGCCTCGTTTGTCCTGCAATACGATAAGGCAATCGCCATCGTGCAGTCGATGAAGGGTGAATTTGACGGGCTCTTCGGTCTGGAGAAAGACCAGGGGTTCAAGAGCGCCCTCGGTGCCATTTATCAGACCTTTGACGGCAAGGATGTTTACCCGAGCATCGAAGAGAAAGCCGGCAACCTGCTGTATTTCGTTGTCAAGAATCACGCATTTACTGACGGGAACAAGAGAATTGCCGCCGCTGTTTTTATCTACTATCTGGCAGCCAACGGTATCCTTTACCGCGCCGATGGCAGTAAGCGACTGGCAGACAATGCCCTGGTGGCCCTCACGCTGCTGATCGCGGAGAGCCGTCCTGATGAGAGGGAGACCATTGTCAAGGTGGTGGTGAATCTGATTAACCGAAGCAACAACTGA